The nucleotide sequence GCCGGAAGACCCGCAGGACGACTCCGAACTCCGGGAAGTGTGCCGGATCGCGCCTCCTGAGGAGTACGAGCGTGCGTCCGGGGCAGATCTCATGCTCGAGGTCGGCCACTCGGCCGCACTGGTCCGGCCGTACCTGGCGATCGGAACGGCGAGCACGAGCCGGAACGATCTCGGGCTGGAAACCATCATCGAAACCGTGCAGCCCTACGGCACCTTGCCGCTCAAATCGCTGAGCACGGACCAGCGGATCGTCTACCGGACCTGTTCGCAGCCACAGTCAGTGGCGGAGATCGCCGTCGCTATCGAAGCACCGATCGGTCTTACGACGATGATTGTCAAGGACGGTATCGACCGCGGATTTCTGCGAGTACACAGCACAGTACTTCCCACAGTGGACGGTCTACCATCAATCGAGCTGCTCCGACGGGTCCACCGCGGCCTGTCACGGCTTGTCTGACATGGCTTGCCTGACGGAGGAACGATGAGCATCGATGCGGTACGAGGACACGGCGTCAAGCCGTTGCTGACGAGGTTCGTCGTCCTGTGCGCTCTTCAGATCATGTCCGCATCCCTGATGGCCGTCAGCTTGGTATGGCACTCCACCTGGCTGCCTCTCGGCGCCGTTTCACTGGCCGTCGTGGGGATCGGAATCGGCGCATTGATGTTCCGGGAGGCGTTGGGGCGGAGCCGCGCGCTGGAGGCGGTGTACGGCGAACTGGAGTTACTCGGAAGCCAACGAATGCCGGACATCGTGAAGGAGGTCGTGGCGAGCAAGCAGGCGGATGGGATCAAGCTTCGGCTGACGCCTGTGACGGACGCGAAGCTCGCCGCGTTGATCAACGATATCGAGCAAGTGTGCACCGATGCCGTTGGCGTGGCGTTGGAATACGAGGACATTCGGTCCGGCTATGCGGAAGTGTTCGTGAACATGTTCCGCCGTACCCAGACACTGCTGCTACGCCAGCTGCAAATCATCGAGGGTCTCGAGCAAGGCGATCGGTCTCCGTCGGATCTGAACCGTTTCTATCAGCTTGACCATCTCGTTATGCGCATGCGCCGTAACAATGAGAACATTTTGGTGCTCTCCGGAACAGAACTCGTCCGCAAGACGAAGGACCCAGTGTCGGTTGACGATCTACTACGTGCATCGATCTCAGAGATCGACAGCTATCAGCGGGTCCGTCTGCTCAGCACGCCGTCGGTGCGAGTGTCGAACACGGCGGCGGGTGACCTCATCCGCATCGTGGCCGAACTGCTGGACAACGCGACTTCTTTTTCCCCGCCGGACAAGCAGGTCACTGTGAAGGCCGAGCTGGCCCGGCATCAGGGCCTGTCCATCGGAGTGATCGACAACGGCATCGGAATGACTGACGCCGACATCCGCAAGGCGAACGAGCAGCTACGCAAGCTGGGGTCGGCGGAGATCGCCCGTTCTCGCAGGCTCGGTCTGCTCGTGGTCGGTAGGCTGGCCGGGAGGCATGGATTCAGGGTCGAACTATTCGGCGGCGACGGCGTTGACGGTGTCTCGGCGCTTGTGTCCGTGCCCAGTTCGGTATTGCAGAACGAAGACGAAGTCCGCGCCACGATGCCGGACGACGCGGCTCGAATCGCGGCCAAGGGGGTCAACGCCAATCGCGCCGGACGCGGCGACTCGGCGGTTCCGATGACCGTCACCGTTCGCCGGCAGGAACAGGCGGGCCACGACGGAACTCGCGCGCGACAGCCGTCGGCGTGGCACAACCGGACGAAGACGAAGGTCTCTCGCGCGAAGGACACCGGCCTTGCTGCCGACGTGGTGGCCCAGGCCCATTCCGATGTGCCCGGCGAACTGCCGGTCCGAGGCTCTAACAAGCGCGTCGGCCCCTCCGGGACCGAGCTGCCGGCTGCACCCCGGTCTACATCGCGCTGGTTTCAGGCGAAAAGCAGGGCCCGGCGCCAGGAATCGGCGTCGTCCAAGAACACGCGCGAACCTTCTCTGGCAACCGGTGGCAGTGTCGCAGCCGACTGGGAGTCGGACGTGGACCAAGCGTGGCAGATGGCAGAGCAATCCAACCATGCGCAGCAGTACACGTACACCGAAGACGGGCTTCCGCTGCGGCAGAAGGGCGCCCACCTGTTCGTCAGTAGAGCGGAAGGTGACTTCAAAACGCGTTCTGCGGAAACTCCGAAACCTATCGAACGTGATGCGAAACATACGCAACGGCGGCTGTCCAGCTACCAGCAGGGTGTCCAGAAAGCCAAAGAGCAGGAAGCTCGCCTTCGTGGTACGCCACATTCCGGTGGCTGGACAATCCTCGAAATCGATCGATAGCAACCAGTGAGATGGAGATGTATCGGTATGGTCAACAAAGATGATTCGCTGAATGAGTACGCGTGGCTCATCAATGACTTTGTCGAGCGGGTGCCCGGCGTGGCGCACGGTGTCGCGGTGTCGTCCGACGGGTTACTCATCGCTTCGTCGAGTACGCTGCCGCAAGACCGTGCCGATCAGCTGGCGGCGGTCGCCTGCGGGCTGGTCAGCCTGACCGAAGGTGCGGCGCGGTGCTTCGAGGCGGGGAATGTGAACGAGACCATCGTCGAGATGGACGCGGGAACTATGCTGCTGATGGCGATCAGCGACGGTTCGTGCCTGTCAATCCTCGCCGACCCGGGTTACGACATCGGCCAGATCGCTTACGAGATGGCGCTGCTGGTCGACAGGTTCGGTCACATGCTGACCCCAGAACTTCGGTCGCGGGAAAAAGAAGCCAGCACGGCGTCAACCGCTATCCCGACGAATTAGTTTTCCCGCTTCGGAAAGGGACGCAGATGGAAAAGCACAGGGCAGGTGTCGCCGACGACGCTTCGAAGAAGTCAGTGATTACTTCGAAGATCGTCGTCGCGGGCGGCTTCGGCGTGGGCAAGACGACGTTTGTCGGTGCGGTTTCGGACATCCAGCCACTGACCACTGAGGCCAGGATGACCGTCGCGAGCGGTAGATTGGACGATACCGAGCGCCTTCCTTACAAGGGGTCGACCACAGTCGCGATGGATTTCGGTCGGGTCTCTCTTGACGACGAGTTACTACTGTACCTGTTCGGCACCCCCGGGCAGGAGCGCTTCTGGTTCATGTGGGATAGCTTGGTGCGTGGATCGATCGGCGCTGTCGTACTGGCGGACACCCGGCGGCTTTCCGACTCGTTCTCGTCGGTTGACTTCTTTGAGAATCGCAACATCCCTTACGTCATTGGAGTAAACACGTTCGACGGTATCCTGCATCACCCACTCGAACATGTCCGGCGAGCCATGGCGGTCGACCCTTCGATCCCGATCTTTCGATGTGACGCGCGCCACCGAGACGAGGTCAAGGACACGCTACTCGGGCTCATCGAGCATGTGATGAAACGGGTCGAGCAGGTTGCCGAACCGTCCATGGCGTAGTAAGTGAATCGGAAAAATTCAGAATTACTCGGAATAGAATGGTTGACGGTAATGCCTGACGAAAAGCCGGAGATTGTCGCTCTTGACGTTGAGAAGTTCAACGAGATGACCAAGTTCGACGGCGTCGTCGTGATCCATCTCTCTGCAGCCTGGTGCACGCCCTGTAAGGCGTTTAACGCAGTTTTCGACAAGACGGCGGGAAATCACGATGACGTCGTGTTCGCCTCGCTCGATACTGACACGCAGCCCGAACTCGGCGCGGCCTTTAATGTCAAATCGATCCCGACGATCGCAGTGTTGCGTGGGGGTGCACTCATCTTCACGCACGAAGGGTCACTCAGTGAAAAAGCGCTCAGCGACGTGATCCGCCAAGCCGGGGAGGCCGACCTGGAGGCTATTCGCAAATCTGTTGCCGCTGCTGGCGTGGCAAAGCTGGGCAAGAGCGGTGGCAGGTGAAATGCGATGAATATCGAGATTGGCTCTCGAGCGCCGGACTTTACGCTTAACAGCAATCATCTGAAGCCTGTGACATTGTCTTCCTTTGCGGGAGACAAGAATGTCCTGCTCGTGTACTATCCGCGAGCATTCACGCCGATTTGCCGCGGTGAGCTGTGTCAGTTGCGCGATGAAGTGGAAATCTATCATAAATACGATGTCCAGGTGATCGGGGTGTCAGTGGACTCCCCGTTCTGTCTGAAAGCGTGGGCTGATACGCAGGGATACCCCTTTCCGTTGCTGTCCGATTTCTGGCCGCACGGTGAGGTGGCGGAGACTTATGGGAGTTTCGATGACGCGCTCGGCGTTGCTCGGCGAGGCACCTTCTTGATCGATACCGAAGGAATCATTCGCTTCGCCAAGGTGCAGGAAGAAGACGTGGCTCGAGATCAAAGTGAGTGGAAGAGTCAGGTCGCGAGTATGCTCGGGTCTCATGGCCGTGATCTGTCGGAAGTCGCGGTTCCTGCGGCGCCTGGCAACTGGATCACTCTACACGGAGAAGGCTGAGCATCGGCTCCGGAAGTGATGGTGCAATGGTGGAGCGAATGCTTCTCTTGGCCTCCTATTGCGCTTGGAGGCTTACTGAGAGGGTTGCCTCCCTTGTGGTTGATGATCGTTCAAACTGGATCGATCAGTCCAAAATCGGCGGCGAGCAAGCTCTCTTCAGGGTGCTGACCTGCGGAAACTGCAGTGTCCGGGGTGGTCGACCGGTGAGCGACTCTCAATTAAGGGTTTATGAAGGTGCTCGCGCGACGCTCTGCACTGGGTTGGAGCCAGTGCGAAGGGAGCGGGGGCGTGGAAGTTCAAAAGGTTTTGGTGCATGCGGCTGACGAGATCAGCGAGGCCGGGGTCAAGGCGATGCTGGGCGGCCACGAGAATCTGCAGATTGTGCCGGACGGGCTGGAGTGTCGTCCGGATGTCCTCGTCGTGGTCGTGGAAGGGCTCGTCGGAGCCAGTACGTTCGCCCTGCTCCGGCGTTTTCGGGCCGATGCTAGCCTCGGTGGTCCCCTCGTGGTGCTCGTAGCGGATGGCTTCAGGTCCGAAGACCTCCTGTTGGCAGTCGAGTGCGGCGTCGCGGCCCTGCTGGCCCGGCACGAGCTCAAGGATGGAACACTGGCTTCCGCTGTCGGTGCCGTCGGCCGAGGTGCCGCGCTCATTCCGTACCGGCTGCAGGGTGTCCTCCTGAGCCAGATCAGTCAGTTGCGTTCGCAAGTGCTAGCTCCGGCAGGTTTGACTCTTTCGGGGTTGGAAACGCGCGAGCGAGATGTTCTGCATTTGATCGCCGAAGGCTATCAAACTGACGAGATTGCGCAACGTCTCACCTACTCCGAGGGTACCGTCAAAAACGTTCTATACGGTCTCATGTCTCGGCTGCGGCTCAATTCTCGCTCTCACGCGGTCGCTTATGCGATGCGTGCCGGAGTCATCTGATAATGGCTTCGGCAAAAAGACAAGTCGTTCTGAACCGACGGGCCATCGGGGGCCGTCGTCGATATGGTGGAGGGCCGAGATGGAACCGGTGCGAGTAGGTGTCTTGGCGGCCGATTCGATTACTCAGCTCGGGCTGACCAGTTTTTTTCGCACCCGCCGGCAGGTTCAGGTCGTCGATCTCGATCACCTGACCGAGCATGATGTGCTAGTGGTGCAGGCTGACCGGATGATGCCACATATCGTCGCCGAACTCTGTGGCGAGGACCAGGTGCCGGTGCCCAAGGTGCTACTGATCGATGAGCTCAGGGACAATGATGTGCTGAGCGCGGTCGAGTGCGGGGTCGTCATCATCCTTCCGCGTGGTCGGACTTCGGGTGACGGATTGGTCGACGCCGTGGTCGCCGCCGCGTCGGGACGCGCCCTGCTCCCCCCGGATCTGCTGGGGCGGCTTCTCCGCATCATTCGGCGGCTGCAAGAGGACGTCCTTACTCCCCGTGGGCTCGGGGCCGCCGGATTGACCGCGCGCGAAGTCGATGTGCTCAGGCTCATGGCGGAGGGACTGGACACTGGTGAGATAGCCGGCGAGCTGTGCTATTCCGAGCGCACCGTCAAGAATGTGATCTCCGAGATGACCAGCAGGCTCAATCTGCGTAACCGGCCACACGCGGTGGCGTACGCCATGCAGGCGGGCGTCATCTGAGTGTGGCGGACGGGAGCTCATCTTTGAGCTCGATGACAGCAGCGGTCAATTCATCATAGATTGGCGTCGGCTCCGTGGGTGGAACCTCTGGGGGCACCACTCCTTTTTCGTCGACGCGAGCATCGGAAGCCATATTCCTAGCGTATCGATCGCCGCCATGGTCAAAAGGAAAACGCCAGTCGTCGGTACGCTGGTTCGCCGACCATGCCCTTTCGTCTGTTGATGTGCCGACACTCAGGGTTCTTTCGTCCACGGGCCTTGCTCGGATGCTCGGCGAGTGGGTGAAGGATTCGTTGAGTCGTCTCTGGTGACATTCGTTGAGTCGGCACGTACTGAGAGCTGACCGTGCCCAGGGCCCGGGAAGCTGAGATCGGAAGGAGGGATGATGGCGCGTCAGCGTGGTGGGCTCATCGGGCGGCGAAAGGAACTGGATGCCCTCGTCGGGCAAGGACACCCCGGGCCAGCTCTCGTTCGGGGTATTCCCGGCAGCGGGAAGACCGCGCTGCTCCAGAATGTTCGCCGTGTCCTCATGGATCGAGCCGCCCCCGTTCTGGACGTGTCCTTTCCCTCGAACGTTCCAGCGTGGGATCTGTTCGGCTTCCGGGCTGTTCTCCAGGCGGTGCGCGAACAGTACGATCTCTTCGACACCGACCTCCGGCTTCCGGATTCCATCGACGACGTGACCCGTCTGTGCACCGAGGATGGATACGCCGACCGATGGACGAGGTTCTGCCTACTTCATGCGATGAGTACGTTGTTCACTCGTCTGAACACGACGGCTCCGGTAGCGGTTCTCCTCGATGATCTCCACCGGCTTACGACGCCGATGTTGGCCGTGGCGCCGATGCATCGAGCCGGCCATGCGGTGATCGCTTCGTCCCGGATGACGCTTGCGGGAACTGTAGATCTGCTTGACGGCGCGTTTCTGCAGACGATCGAGCTCGAGCCCCTTTCGTCAGAAGAGTCCGTAGGCCTGCTCCGGCGAGTGGCGAGGGGGCGAGTCGCGCCCGCGACCGTACAGGCCGTCCGGGAAGCTCTTGGCCCGCTGTGGGGTAACCCTGCTGCGGTCGTCGCGACGATGACCGACTTGCGCGATCGCGGCAGGCTCAAGGCGGTCGACGGTGTTGCCTACCTTCAGAACCCACAAACTCCGGTCGCCCTTCCTGCCGCTCATCCCATCTTGGCTGAGCTCGCCCGGTTCGGTGCTATCGGCAAGCAGCTGCTGCTCCTCGCCGCGGGACCGAATGGCCTGTCCGTCGACGACCTTCCGTTCGTGACCGGTGGCGAAGAGGAAACGAAGGTCGCCGGCCAAGCGGTCGATGCGCTGATCCGCGACGGTATTCTCGAGTGCGAGGCCGCCGACACGGTCCGATGCCGAGTGCCCGGCGTCGGTGCGGCCTTGGCTGAAGAAGTAGGGCTTCGGGGACCAGGCCGCTTGCACCGTGAAATCGCCGAGCGCCTCTGGAACCGCAGTGGCGTGTCCCAGTCTCATTTGGACACTCTCGCCAGGCACGTGGCCTTGGCGGGACGCGAATTACCTAGTCGTCCGGAGCTCTCGAGTGTGCTCGAGGAAGCCGAAAGTCTGCAAGCAGTCGACGCTCCCACACGGACTCGCCACCTGTACGCGGCGTGGTGGCACGCCGGTCAGGAGACGGATCGCAGCGCGCGGCAGACCGAAATAGTCCGCCACCTAGTGCGAGTTGCCGACTACTCGACGATGGCCGAGTTCGTGGCCGAAGCATCGGACGATGCTCCGGACGCGGCGAGGGCTGAACTCGCGGTCGGAGCAGTTCTGGCCGCTCTTCACCTCGGCCGTCCGGTGCCGGGCGGCCTATGCGATCGGTTGAGCCGAAGTGACGCGGCTCGCGCGGTGCTGGGGTTGGCCGAGCGCTGGTTCGCCGGCGATCGACTCGAGCCGCACGACGTCAGCGCCTGCCTCACCCCGCTGTGGCGGCAGATCTGCATTGCCGCACCACAACTGAGCCGGCGCACCTGGCCTAGCCTACGTTGCGGCGGCCTGGTCGCTGATGCCACTGCCATGGGTGACCTCGCTCCGGTACTCCGGGCCGTCTTGGGCAGCGACTACCGGGTGCCCTCGTCCGGACCGCTTTCGGTCTACCACCGGGCTTGTACGGGATACGCCGAAGGACGGTGGGCCGATGCGCTCGGTGCGGTGGAAGAGTTGGGTACGCAGGACGCCGTGGACACACCCTTCCGAGAGCATGCCCGGCTGCTCGCAGCCGAGATGTGCGGGTGGCAGAGCGATGGTCGGCGGGCGTCCGAATGGCTCGCCACGGTGCCGCGATCCAGCCACCTTCGTTATCTGAGGGCTTGGGTGGAAGCCGGTTTGCATCATCACGCGGGAGAGAACGAGGAAGCGTTCGAAGCTGGCCTTCGCGCTTTCCGTGCCCGCCCGTTCTCCTACGACGATCTTGGTGCCTCGTGGCTGTTGACCCGGCTGGCTTGGCTTGCGGGAGTCACCGAGAAGACAGGCATGCGCCGCATTGTCGTCGATGTGGCCGAGACATACCACGAGTTCCGCCTCTCCGCGCGTTCGTTCGGAGCGCTCGCCCTGGTACGCGGTCTCGTCGAAGGCGCGGGGACGCGGATTCACGCAGCTGAACGGCTGGTCAGCAAGCGCGGCGACCATGAACTTGTCCTGCTCAATGAGCCAGCCGCCCAATTGTCCACTTTGCCACGCGGCTGGTTACGGGACGCGGCTGAGCACAGCCGTCCCCGTGGTGCTGCCCGCCCCGTAGGGAAGACGCGGGAAGCCATGAATCCGGGTGCCCGCATGGCGGTCGAGCGTTCGGAGGCCGAGATGCTGTCCGACACCGAGCTTGAAATTCTCCAGCTGATCCGGACAGGGCAGACCAATCGGCAGATCGCGCGCGTCGTCCGGCTGAGCGAAAAGACGGTCGAAAAACATCTATCGAGGCTCTTCCTGAAGGCGGGCTGTCGTACCAGGTACGGGTTGGCTACGTCTGCGCTGGCGCGTCCGCGCGACGTGATCGGCGCCTAGTAGGACGCAATCCGGTCGTCGTAAGTGGGTGATGGCAGTTAAAAAATTCACTACCAGTCACGACCACGGACTGTGGCGGGGCGTCTCTCGTGAGGGAACTCCGCCGGAAACGTACGTCGCGGATGTACCAGGGTGCGCTCGAAACGTTGACGCGTCACAGTGGTGTTCCGGACGGGTAGTGCGCCCCCGGACACCCTTCGATCTTTCCCCGGTAGCGGAAGGCGAAATCGATGTCGCTCCTGAAGATGCCACGCCTCGGCCGGCGCAAAGCGTGTGCGTCCTACCGGAGGGTCGGCGAGGCGCTGCTTGTTCACGGCCCCGCTGGGATGACTGCCGGAGCCGGAAAGCTGGCGGCCTCGTTGCAGGCCGACACTGACTACGTCCTCGTCGTCTTGGATCTTCCAGTGGGCTCGTCGCTGCGGGACTGGGATGCCGTCGCGGATGCCGTCGCGGAGGACGAGCGCGCAGTCCGGCTGTTGCCCGTCAAGGAAGCCTGTGAAATCACCATCGTGGCCGCGCAGTGGCTCGCCGACCGGATCGGCCGTCCGGTGTGCTATCCGGACGGCGTGATGCTTGTTGGATCGAGCGGCTTAATCTTCCTTCCCACGAAAGGGAGCGAAGGATGGACCGTATGCACCCCTGGCCAGGTCGCGGTCCGGCAAGGTCGGCGCTACCCCGTTCCGAATTGGGAGGCACCAGCCAATTCGAGTCTGCTTCGGGTCGGGCGGTCCGCGACAGCCGAACCGCTGCCTGCGGGGCTTTGGATTCGCTCCGACGGCCCTGAGTCCTGGCTGGAAGCTGGCCGTGCGAAGCTGACGCGCTGGCTCAGTGTCTCGAGCCAGGAGGTCACTGTCGTACTCGGGGCATATGGCGTGCCCCCTCTGCAGCCGGCGGATGTCGCACAATGGTGGGCCGCTCTTGAGCCGGCTACTCGGGCGAACGTGCGGTTCTTCTGCTTCGGACAGGTCTTCGAGGCGGCCAAGGTCGCGCCAGGGCAAATACTGGCGGACGTGCTTGGCGAGGAAGTCGTTTGTTACGGCGGACTTCCGGTCGGGCGTTCGGATGCGCCGGAGGTGTTCACCCTGCGACCGGACGGGTCACACGGCGTCCGCACCTTCGCCGAGCAATTGGTCTTCCTGCCCCGGCGAGCCCCACGATCTGAAAACGACCTCTTCGCGCCGCGGATCCGGCGCTCCCGCCCTCCGTTCGAGAGTCTCACGGAGAGCGAGCCTGGCCTCTACCTGCATGATTCCGGCGCCGTGGTCGAAGTGGTCCAGGCAGGTTTGTGGGTACGCCCACCGGAGGTGCCCGCTCAAGCGACTGCGATCAGGGCCACTCCGCCTGAGGCCGAATCGCTCCTCGTGTTTCACGACCCGGCAGACGAGAGACTCGTGGCGCGCGTGCTCGATCAGCTCGACGACAAGGCCCGTGCCGTGACCAAGACGGTGTCGGTCACCACACCGGTCGAACGGTCGCGAACGCACTTGAGCTCCGCGTCCGATCTCACGATGCCCTTGACGCCGCTGCCCAGGCTTTCCCAGCTCTTCCGCCGAGGACCGGGATCGGTGGCCGCACCCACAGGAGAGCAGGACGATCCCGGCCTCCTCGGGGGCCAGGAATCCCACGAAGAGATCGCCCAAGACTACGACAGGACCTTGGCCACCGAAAAGATCCGACACCCCGCCGCGAAGCCATCCGGCCAGCGCACCGAGTCGGCTCCGCTGGCCGAGCAGACGGAGGAACTGGACGACCATCCGCTCGCCCGGTCGGTCATGCAACAGCCGCCGGATCCCCGGCATCGGGTTTGGCCGGCGCCTCCCGGATTCAGTGCCGAACTGACGATGGTTCGGTCAGGCCGGGAGTCGGCTTTCGATGCACTGTCGGAGCGGGTCGGCGCCGTCATGCGCCGGTTTTCGCCGAACCGCCTCGCGCCCGAGAGCGTTCTCACGGCGGCCGTGGCCGCGGGTCTGTACCTGGCAGGGGAAGACCCGGACGTCGACGGAGGACTACGTGCCAGGACCGCGGGTCCCCATGTCGACTTCGGTAGGTGTG is from Amycolatopsis lurida and encodes:
- a CDS encoding DUF742 domain-containing protein, whose amino-acid sequence is MGEDEPVRFGGWSDYGEWADHDFRERDPAEETAVNGKRPIVVEVMTAVVPIKLPEDPQDDSELREVCRIAPPEEYERASGADLMLEVGHSAALVRPYLAIGTASTSRNDLGLETIIETVQPYGTLPLKSLSTDQRIVYRTCSQPQSVAEIAVAIEAPIGLTTMIVKDGIDRGFLRVHSTVLPTVDGLPSIELLRRVHRGLSRLV
- a CDS encoding sensor histidine kinase, with the translated sequence MSIDAVRGHGVKPLLTRFVVLCALQIMSASLMAVSLVWHSTWLPLGAVSLAVVGIGIGALMFREALGRSRALEAVYGELELLGSQRMPDIVKEVVASKQADGIKLRLTPVTDAKLAALINDIEQVCTDAVGVALEYEDIRSGYAEVFVNMFRRTQTLLLRQLQIIEGLEQGDRSPSDLNRFYQLDHLVMRMRRNNENILVLSGTELVRKTKDPVSVDDLLRASISEIDSYQRVRLLSTPSVRVSNTAAGDLIRIVAELLDNATSFSPPDKQVTVKAELARHQGLSIGVIDNGIGMTDADIRKANEQLRKLGSAEIARSRRLGLLVVGRLAGRHGFRVELFGGDGVDGVSALVSVPSSVLQNEDEVRATMPDDAARIAAKGVNANRAGRGDSAVPMTVTVRRQEQAGHDGTRARQPSAWHNRTKTKVSRAKDTGLAADVVAQAHSDVPGELPVRGSNKRVGPSGTELPAAPRSTSRWFQAKSRARRQESASSKNTREPSLATGGSVAADWESDVDQAWQMAEQSNHAQQYTYTEDGLPLRQKGAHLFVSRAEGDFKTRSAETPKPIERDAKHTQRRLSSYQQGVQKAKEQEARLRGTPHSGGWTILEIDR
- a CDS encoding roadblock/LC7 domain-containing protein, with product MVNKDDSLNEYAWLINDFVERVPGVAHGVAVSSDGLLIASSSTLPQDRADQLAAVACGLVSLTEGAARCFEAGNVNETIVEMDAGTMLLMAISDGSCLSILADPGYDIGQIAYEMALLVDRFGHMLTPELRSREKEASTASTAIPTN
- a CDS encoding GTP-binding protein, whose protein sequence is MEKHRAGVADDASKKSVITSKIVVAGGFGVGKTTFVGAVSDIQPLTTEARMTVASGRLDDTERLPYKGSTTVAMDFGRVSLDDELLLYLFGTPGQERFWFMWDSLVRGSIGAVVLADTRRLSDSFSSVDFFENRNIPYVIGVNTFDGILHHPLEHVRRAMAVDPSIPIFRCDARHRDEVKDTLLGLIEHVMKRVEQVAEPSMA
- a CDS encoding thioredoxin family protein; translated protein: MPDEKPEIVALDVEKFNEMTKFDGVVVIHLSAAWCTPCKAFNAVFDKTAGNHDDVVFASLDTDTQPELGAAFNVKSIPTIAVLRGGALIFTHEGSLSEKALSDVIRQAGEADLEAIRKSVAAAGVAKLGKSGGR
- a CDS encoding helix-turn-helix transcriptional regulator, whose protein sequence is MEVQKVLVHAADEISEAGVKAMLGGHENLQIVPDGLECRPDVLVVVVEGLVGASTFALLRRFRADASLGGPLVVLVADGFRSEDLLLAVECGVAALLARHELKDGTLASAVGAVGRGAALIPYRLQGVLLSQISQLRSQVLAPAGLTLSGLETRERDVLHLIAEGYQTDEIAQRLTYSEGTVKNVLYGLMSRLRLNSRSHAVAYAMRAGVI
- a CDS encoding helix-turn-helix transcriptional regulator, whose protein sequence is MEPVRVGVLAADSITQLGLTSFFRTRRQVQVVDLDHLTEHDVLVVQADRMMPHIVAELCGEDQVPVPKVLLIDELRDNDVLSAVECGVVIILPRGRTSGDGLVDAVVAAASGRALLPPDLLGRLLRIIRRLQEDVLTPRGLGAAGLTAREVDVLRLMAEGLDTGEIAGELCYSERTVKNVISEMTSRLNLRNRPHAVAYAMQAGVI
- a CDS encoding helix-turn-helix transcriptional regulator gives rise to the protein MARQRGGLIGRRKELDALVGQGHPGPALVRGIPGSGKTALLQNVRRVLMDRAAPVLDVSFPSNVPAWDLFGFRAVLQAVREQYDLFDTDLRLPDSIDDVTRLCTEDGYADRWTRFCLLHAMSTLFTRLNTTAPVAVLLDDLHRLTTPMLAVAPMHRAGHAVIASSRMTLAGTVDLLDGAFLQTIELEPLSSEESVGLLRRVARGRVAPATVQAVREALGPLWGNPAAVVATMTDLRDRGRLKAVDGVAYLQNPQTPVALPAAHPILAELARFGAIGKQLLLLAAGPNGLSVDDLPFVTGGEEETKVAGQAVDALIRDGILECEAADTVRCRVPGVGAALAEEVGLRGPGRLHREIAERLWNRSGVSQSHLDTLARHVALAGRELPSRPELSSVLEEAESLQAVDAPTRTRHLYAAWWHAGQETDRSARQTEIVRHLVRVADYSTMAEFVAEASDDAPDAARAELAVGAVLAALHLGRPVPGGLCDRLSRSDAARAVLGLAERWFAGDRLEPHDVSACLTPLWRQICIAAPQLSRRTWPSLRCGGLVADATAMGDLAPVLRAVLGSDYRVPSSGPLSVYHRACTGYAEGRWADALGAVEELGTQDAVDTPFREHARLLAAEMCGWQSDGRRASEWLATVPRSSHLRYLRAWVEAGLHHHAGENEEAFEAGLRAFRARPFSYDDLGASWLLTRLAWLAGVTEKTGMRRIVVDVAETYHEFRLSARSFGALALVRGLVEGAGTRIHAAERLVSKRGDHELVLLNEPAAQLSTLPRGWLRDAAEHSRPRGAARPVGKTREAMNPGARMAVERSEAEMLSDTELEILQLIRTGQTNRQIARVVRLSEKTVEKHLSRLFLKAGCRTRYGLATSALARPRDVIGA